The Ensifer canadensis genome has a segment encoding these proteins:
- a CDS encoding ABC transporter permease: protein MLDAAAAAALRHLPATLAILGCILLWQLVVWGFSVPTFMAPGPVDVIKAFGENGGILWTNFWPTLMEAFLGFVFGNVIAVLLAVWFVYSPLAERAFYPIAVIIKSIPIIALAPILVLLVGNGIAPKIIIAGLICFFPTLVNMVQGLKSASPAMIDLMRVLSASNSEIFWKVRLPSSLPFLFAALKIAATSSVMGAIVAEWIGSSYGLGALIIEATYNFRSPLLYATVVIAASLAVVLFFAVSFAESKIVRWKPTTDH, encoded by the coding sequence ATGCTAGATGCCGCCGCCGCCGCTGCCCTGAGACACCTGCCGGCAACACTCGCGATCCTCGGCTGCATCCTCCTTTGGCAACTCGTCGTCTGGGGCTTCTCGGTGCCAACGTTCATGGCGCCCGGTCCGGTCGACGTGATCAAGGCCTTCGGCGAAAATGGCGGCATCCTGTGGACGAACTTCTGGCCGACGCTCATGGAAGCGTTTCTCGGTTTCGTGTTCGGCAACGTCATTGCCGTCCTCTTGGCGGTCTGGTTCGTCTACAGCCCGCTTGCCGAGCGGGCGTTCTATCCGATCGCCGTGATCATCAAGTCGATCCCGATCATCGCGCTTGCGCCGATCCTGGTGCTGCTCGTGGGCAACGGCATCGCGCCGAAGATCATCATCGCCGGCCTGATCTGCTTCTTCCCGACGCTCGTCAACATGGTCCAAGGACTGAAGTCGGCGAGCCCCGCAATGATCGATCTCATGCGCGTCCTGTCCGCCAGCAACTCCGAGATTTTCTGGAAGGTCCGCCTTCCCAGCTCGCTGCCTTTCCTTTTCGCCGCACTGAAGATCGCGGCAACCAGCAGCGTCATGGGCGCTATCGTCGCGGAATGGATCGGATCCAGCTACGGCCTTGGCGCCCTGATCATCGAGGCGACCTATAATTTCCGATCGCCGCTGCTCTATGCGACCGTCGTGATCGCCGCCTCGCTCGCCGTGGTTCTCTTCTTCGCCGTTTCGTTCGCGGAATCGAAGATCGTCCGCTGGAAGCCGACGACGGACCACTAA
- a CDS encoding FAD-dependent oxidoreductase, whose protein sequence is METIREPLRDAKIVDRSDVVVVGGGPAGISAAVSAARTGASVTLLERYPYVGGLASGGMVLVLDDMVNNVEITVRGICMEMIERMKTLGLCVTPTDGDRQLDLRDTPEAWRRWARWGLFDFHTPSAPHPICYAAAFDPDAFKRVAYDILRESGVKLRTHSWFSSAIVENNTIKGVVCQTKAGREAIMGDVVIDASGDLDVAADAGAQHTDGNFILTTVSRWGGIDTEAAERFEFEEPERFKLLDHEAKRLIGGCWSFWWLKTPLPGVIWLNCPHMPKLSGLRVEDLTYAELEGRSRIARLLDFARANLPGFENAYVIDFAPQTGVRQSRLLQGEYVVTKDDVMTRRHFSDTVCRGRDYYTPYRAMLPKEVDQLIVAGRHYSATIQAQKSSREIPPCMAMGEAAGVAATVALNAGVKVRDADVRAIQKQLRAQGADPGDVPSENATYLEAAE, encoded by the coding sequence ATGGAAACAATCAGGGAGCCTTTGCGTGACGCCAAGATCGTCGATCGCTCGGACGTGGTCGTCGTCGGCGGCGGCCCGGCAGGCATCTCCGCGGCCGTGTCGGCTGCGCGCACCGGAGCCAGCGTCACTCTGCTCGAGCGCTATCCCTATGTGGGCGGCCTTGCCTCGGGCGGTATGGTCCTGGTGCTCGACGACATGGTCAACAACGTCGAAATCACCGTGCGCGGCATCTGCATGGAGATGATCGAACGGATGAAGACGCTGGGCCTCTGCGTCACGCCGACGGATGGCGACCGCCAGCTCGATCTCCGCGATACGCCGGAAGCGTGGCGTCGGTGGGCGCGCTGGGGGTTGTTCGATTTCCACACGCCGTCTGCGCCGCATCCGATCTGCTACGCGGCCGCATTCGATCCGGACGCCTTCAAGCGCGTCGCCTACGACATCCTGCGCGAATCCGGCGTGAAGCTCAGGACACACAGCTGGTTTTCGTCGGCGATCGTCGAGAACAACACGATCAAGGGCGTAGTCTGCCAAACCAAGGCAGGGCGCGAGGCCATCATGGGCGATGTGGTCATCGATGCGTCGGGCGACCTCGATGTTGCCGCAGACGCCGGCGCTCAGCATACCGACGGCAACTTCATCCTGACGACGGTTTCCCGCTGGGGCGGTATCGACACCGAGGCAGCCGAGCGTTTCGAGTTCGAGGAACCGGAACGGTTCAAGCTGCTCGATCACGAAGCCAAGCGCCTGATCGGCGGTTGCTGGTCGTTCTGGTGGCTGAAGACGCCGCTGCCCGGCGTCATCTGGCTGAACTGCCCACATATGCCGAAGCTTTCCGGTCTGCGCGTCGAAGACCTGACCTATGCCGAACTTGAGGGCCGCAGCCGCATCGCCCGCCTGCTCGATTTCGCCCGGGCGAACCTGCCGGGCTTCGAAAATGCCTATGTCATCGATTTTGCGCCGCAGACGGGCGTGCGCCAGTCGCGCCTGCTTCAGGGTGAGTATGTCGTCACCAAGGACGATGTGATGACCCGCCGCCACTTCTCTGACACGGTCTGCCGCGGTCGTGACTACTACACGCCTTACCGGGCGATGCTGCCCAAGGAAGTCGACCAGCTGATCGTCGCAGGCAGGCACTATTCCGCGACGATCCAGGCGCAGAAGTCGAGCCGCGAGATCCCGCCGTGCATGGCGATGGGCGAGGCGGCAGGTGTTGCTGCAACCGTCGCTCTCAACGCGGGCGTGAAGGTGCGAGACGCCGATGTCAGGGCGATCCAGAAGCAGCTCCGAGCCCAGGGCGCCGATCCAGGCGACGTTCCATCCGAAAATGCAACCTATCTGGAGGCCGCAGAATGA
- a CDS encoding CaiB/BaiF CoA transferase family protein → MTSLPLDGIRVVDFTQVMLGPCCTQMLADYGAEVIKVEKAKIGDLSRWSLGSDPDGLNNPVFSSLNRNKKSLALDLKQDEARAAVRALIETADVVVNNFRPDVMERMGFGYEELKKTNPRLIYAVGTGFGLEGPYRHKGGQDILAQALSGVMRRKSDASHPLSIYATPLADYSAGMHLVQGILLALLHRDKTGEGQQVSVSLYSSMLAMQMQEGTTHMMREKDLNWGAFPLTGVFETTDGAIVMVGAFKPNPLRDICTALEIEDLSLQPQFADFDEQMKRRPQLQQVFRETFARNSSAHWLARLEQVDILCAPVRSLPEALEDEQTTINGMILDAGETKAGPVRLVGSPIDMSAATVTVRIAPPKLGEHNDEILSEMAVRQGDAA, encoded by the coding sequence ATGACATCGCTTCCCCTCGACGGTATCCGCGTCGTCGATTTCACCCAGGTCATGCTTGGTCCTTGCTGCACGCAAATGCTGGCCGACTATGGCGCAGAGGTCATCAAGGTCGAAAAGGCCAAGATCGGCGATCTCTCTCGCTGGTCGCTAGGGTCGGATCCGGACGGCCTCAACAATCCGGTCTTCTCGTCGCTCAACCGCAATAAGAAGAGCCTGGCCCTCGACCTCAAGCAGGACGAGGCGCGTGCCGCCGTGCGCGCACTGATCGAAACGGCCGACGTGGTCGTCAACAATTTTCGGCCGGATGTCATGGAACGCATGGGCTTTGGCTATGAGGAGCTCAAGAAGACCAATCCGCGGCTCATCTATGCCGTCGGCACCGGCTTCGGCCTGGAGGGACCCTATCGGCACAAGGGCGGGCAGGATATTCTCGCGCAGGCGCTTTCGGGCGTCATGCGGCGCAAGTCGGACGCGAGCCACCCGCTGTCGATCTATGCGACACCGCTTGCCGATTATTCGGCCGGCATGCACCTCGTGCAAGGCATCCTGCTGGCGCTGCTACACCGTGACAAGACCGGTGAGGGCCAGCAGGTCTCGGTCAGCCTCTACAGCTCCATGCTCGCCATGCAGATGCAGGAAGGCACCACGCATATGATGCGGGAGAAGGACCTGAACTGGGGCGCTTTCCCGCTGACCGGCGTTTTCGAGACCACGGACGGCGCCATCGTCATGGTCGGCGCCTTCAAGCCAAATCCGCTGCGGGATATTTGCACCGCATTGGAGATCGAGGACCTGTCGCTGCAGCCGCAATTTGCAGACTTCGATGAACAGATGAAGCGCCGCCCGCAATTGCAGCAGGTGTTTCGCGAGACGTTCGCCAGGAACAGCAGCGCCCATTGGCTCGCCCGCCTGGAGCAGGTGGACATTCTCTGCGCGCCGGTGCGCTCGCTTCCCGAAGCCCTCGAGGATGAGCAGACCACGATCAATGGCATGATCCTGGATGCCGGCGAGACCAAAGCCGGCCCGGTCCGGCTGGTCGGTTCGCCGATCGACATGTCGGCGGCAACCGTGACGGTCCGCATCGCCCCGCCGAAGCTCGGCGAGCACAACGACGAGATCCTCTCGGAGATGGCCGTGCGTCAGGGAGATGCGGCATGA